The following coding sequences lie in one Palaemon carinicauda isolate YSFRI2023 chromosome 7, ASM3689809v2, whole genome shotgun sequence genomic window:
- the LOC137644547 gene encoding rRNA 2'-O-methyltransferase fibrillarin-like, whose protein sequence is MLSIRNLVSEPNMILATFVVVLLGMVAADPVADPESGHIGSGFHRGIGGHFGGIGGHFGGHGFGGGHGYRGKRIPEDEPEANPEALAIPEPEADPGHFGRIHRGFSVFGGHHRGNFGGFGEFGGFDGGYGGYRGKRSPVAEPEHEAEPGFSHGGFRGGYRWLQNIGT, encoded by the exons ATGCTTTCCATAAGAAATCTTGTTTCTGAACCAAAT atgattctTGCCACCTTTGTTGTCGTCCTTCTTGGGATGGTTGCAGCTGATCCTGTAGCTGATCCTGAATCAGGTCACATTGGAAGTGGATTCCATCGTGGTATTGGTGGCCACTTCGGTGGAATTGGTGGCCATTTCGGTGGACATGGATTTGGAGGTGGACATGGTTATCGTGGTAAAAGGATCCCTGAAGATGAGCCTGAAGCCAACCCTGAGGCTCTTGCCATCCCAGAACCTgaagcagatcctggtcactttggaAGAATCCACCGTGGATTCTCTGTATTTGGTGGCCATCATAGAGGTAACTTTGGTGGATTTGGTGAATTCGGTGGATTTGATGGTGGCTATGGAGGATACCGTGGAAAAAGAAGCCCTGTAGCAGAACCAGAACACGAAGCAGAGCCTGGATTCTCTCACGGTGGATTCCGTGGaggttacagatggcttcaaaatattggaacctag